In the Gossypium raimondii isolate GPD5lz chromosome 9, ASM2569854v1, whole genome shotgun sequence genome, one interval contains:
- the LOC105798151 gene encoding probable WRKY transcription factor 3, which translates to MAAEQGKRSKLSAPTYPTITLPPRPPIDGLFQSGSGLSPGPMTLVSAFFSDPDSTNRSFSQLLAGAMASPGAKLPYNPMDDSFMEVGFENGGEKNSGFKQNRPLNLGVGNSPWFTVPPGLSPSGLLNSPGLFCLSPQSPFGISHQQALAQVTAQAALVQSHVHAQPEYQTLSAATSSEPSIPPSSANPEETLQRMLSSDPQSSAMECLEASQFDKKSQPCVAVDKPAEDGYNWRKYGQKQIKGCEYPRSYYKCTHPSCPVKKIVERSAEGLITEIIYKSTHNHEKPPPNKQPKGGSDGNANLQGNLELGSLVVAGNSNNLSEGKNHESTQPVELPGFSDCEEGCDEESREERDDDEPNRKRRNSTGEAAVVLSHKTVTDAKIIVQTRSEVDLLDDGYRWRKYGQKVVKGNPHPRSYYKCTSAGCNVRKHVERASSDPKAVITTYEGKHNHDVPAARNGSHNTVNNSLPQPKQQHDAVAEKHSLLQEIDFRKNVQGPAVLRLKEEQIRV; encoded by the exons ATGGCAGCAGAGCAAGGAAAAAGATCAAAGCTATCAGCTCCAACATATCCCACTATAACTTTGCCACCTAGACCACCCATTGATGGCTTATTTCAATCAGGTTCTGGGTTAAGTCCAGGACCTATGACACTGGTTTCAGCTTTTTTCTCTGACCCTGACTCAACAAATAGGTCTTTTTCTCAGCTTTTAGCTGGTGCCATGGCTTCACCTGGAGCTAAACTGCCTTACAATCCCATGGATGATTCATTTATGGAAGTGGGTTTTGAAAATGGAGGTGAAAAGAATTCTGGGTTTAAACAAAATAGACCTTTGAATTTGGGTGTTGGTAATTCTCCTTGGTTCACTGTGCCTCCTGGGTTAAGCCCTTCTGGTTTGCTTAACTCTCCTGGTCTCTTTTGCTTATCTCCTCAG AGTCCTTTTGGAATATCGCACCAGCAAGCATTGGCACAGGTTACGGCTCAAGCTGCTCTAGTGCAATCTCATGTACATGCGCAACCGGAATATCAAACTTTGTCTGCTGCAACTTCTTCGGAACCATCGATCCCTCCTTCATCTGCCAATCCTGAAGAAACTTTGCAGCGGATGCTTTCTTCAGACCCTCAAAGTTCTGCAATGGAATGCTTGGAAGCTTCTCAATTCGATAAAAAAAGTCAGCCTTGTGTTGCTGTCGATAAACCGGCCGAGGATGGTTACAACTGGCGTAAGTATGGACAGAAGCAAATTAAAGGTTGTGAGTATCCGCGGAGCTACTATAAATGTACACATCCGAGTTGCCCTGTCAAAAAGATAGTCGAGCGTTCTGCCGAGGGCCTAATAACTGAAATTATATACAAAAGCACACATAATCATGAAAAGCCTCCACCAAATAAACAACCGAAGGGTGGAAGTGATGGAAATGCAAATTTGCAGGGTAATCTGGAACTAGGTTCTCTGGTTGTAGCTGGAAATTCGAACAACTTAAGTGAAGGGAAAAATCATGAATCAACTCAACCGGTGGAATTACCTGGATTTAGTGATTGTGAGGAAGGATGTGATGAAGAGAGTCGAGAAGAAAGAGATGATGATGAACCAAATCGAAAAAGAAG GAATAGCACAGGGGAAGCTGCAGTAGTGTTGTCACACAAGACTGTCACGGATGCAAAAATTATCGTGCAAACAAGAAGTGAAGTTGACCTTTTAGATGATGGCTATCGGTGGCGCAAATACGGGCAGAAAGTTGTCAAAGGGAACCCTCATCCAAG GAGCTATTACAAATGCACGAGTGCAGGATGCAATGTTCGGAAGCATGTGGAAAGAGCTTCATCCGATCCCAAAGCTGTCATAACAACATACGAGGGAAAACACAACCACGATGTCCCAGCGGCCAGAAACGGTAGCCACAACACAGTTAACAACAGTTTGCCTCAACCGAAACAGCAACACGATGCAGTGGCCGAGAAACATTCTTTGCTTCAAGAGATTGATTTCAGAAAAAATGTCCAGGGACCAGCAGTTTTAAGGCTAAAAGAGGAGCAAATAAGAGTGTAA